A genomic segment from Aegilops tauschii subsp. strangulata cultivar AL8/78 chromosome 1, Aet v6.0, whole genome shotgun sequence encodes:
- the LOC120961944 gene encoding metallothionein-like protein 1, which yields MSCSCGSSCGCGSNCNCGKMYPNSEKSGATMQATAVVLGVRPAKVQFEEAAESGEAAHSCSCGASCKCDPCNC from the exons ATGTCTTGCAGCTGTGGATCAAGCTGCGGCTGCGGCTCAAACTGCAACTGCGG CAAGATGTACCCTAACTCGGAGAAGAGCGGCGCCACCATGCAGGCCACCGCCGTCGTCCTCGGCGTCAGGCCCGCGAAGGTGCAGTTCGAGGAGGCCGCCGAGTCCGGTGAGGCCGCCCACAGCTGCAGCTGCGGCGCCAGCTGCAAGTGCGACCCTTGCAACTGCTAA